Genomic DNA from Bemisia tabaci chromosome 2, PGI_BMITA_v3:
ACTAGTTTACCTACTTTGCGATGTAGGCTATCACACAGAAGTCTTGAAACTTGCGATACCAGTGCTAGATCTCACCATCTATTTAGCCGACTTCAAAATAAGTTTTACTCTTCGAAAATTCTGTAAGTTTTGTGAAAACAAAATGGCATGGCTGGAATGTTTCTTAAATTTACCAGCAGTTCCTAAAATGAGGAGCAATGCCACCGGTTCCATGAGATGACAATAATGAGCAATACCTCATTTTGTTATGCACTTCTATGAACCTGGCATTGTTGGCACTTGAAAgaaatcaagctgaaatttttaaaacgagAGGGGCTAAATGTGATAAGGTACATTAAGTCCCTTGTAAAAAACTATTTCTTCCCTCTACCTATCAATGTGCAGTTTGTGCTTTGATGGTTCCTTTGCCCGCCGGCATCAGCTATTGTGTGCAGCCAAACCTTATGACTGTGCTATCAGATTAAACTGCCGATGATGATAGGTAGTAGAACCATAGAAGTATGAACGACAACTACATGCCTAGCTCCAGGGAAGGCAGAATTTTACAGAACACAGTTTTAGGTACTTAATAATTTAACTCTGAAACTTTTGGATGAATCACCTTGGTGCAGAATCCAGTAAGCCAAATACTTCAGAGCATCAATTCAGTCGGGGCAGCAAATTTAGTAATCTTAAAACTCCAATGACACCAGatcctgcaaaaataaaaacaaactgCATGTCAGTAAGATCACAAAGTAAAACATAGACCTAAAAAAACTTCAGTGAATTATTATTCAACTTTAGACAATTTTAGGAAGATTAACTCACAATTAAATCCTGTCCCCTAAGTCCTCATTTAGCTGCACCTACCAGATGCCTCTTCTTAAGATTCAGTGGTGCAGCTAGGAGGGTGGGGGAAGATACGGTCAAAATTTCCTCGAGGCGATATTGAAAGGTAAGTGAAGAAGCAAAgtcaaaaaatcatggaaaagaACCTTTCGAGCAGCTTTCAAGTACATCACAATTCTTTGCCTTTTGATTGTCAAACAATAAGGAGGGTAAAGCACAAAAGGTTGCCAGAGTAAATTGTACTTGGAAGTACAGAAGAACCCAATGATAACTGGTTAACATGGCTCAGCTCTTCACTCGATAACTTGAGTGTCTAAGTATATGAATGCTCAGTATTTTAACTCATCATTCAACTGTCTTCAGCAGAACAGGAAAACTGAGCAGTATCAGGTAAGTTTACTTCAACAATGTAAAGTCCTTGCCAAATAGGTAAGTTACACACTTTTATACTGCAACAGAAGATCTGTCATCTTGATTCACgcatttactttacatgtaaaagtgacATCAGATGATCTTCTGTCGCGATCTCAAGTGgataaacttatttggcgttgGCTTTATTTGTAAGTTAACTGTATTCTGTACCACTCTTACAACACAGCCCTTCCATAAATTTTGGGCGGAAACTTTTTCGAAATCAAAAGAGATCATAACAATTTTATGGACTATATAGATACAGGCTTGAAGTCGTGGCAGTAAGATCATTTCTCACAGACATGAAGCTCATAATGTGATGTGATGTAATGACCGATGAAATCAACCACCATGAATTCAATGTAGAAGAAATGCTAAATAAGTTACGGAACTTCTTAGAATGCGACAGAGGACTGATTGTCTTCAAATCAGCTTGGAAAGTCCATAAAGGAACTAAGGTTGGGGATCTTCTGTCCAACTCTAAGAGTGGTTACACTTACTTGGGGTGGACTCTAACATGGCCACCATACAAACCGCATCTGTATTCACATGATACAAATGGTCCATCTTCAGATCTTTCctgaaaatatttactttaaaCAACCATGACATTGCAGGCATTGTCAGAGGAAATACCGTCTCATTAAGTATTGCATCcagcaagaaaataaacaaaaataagtGGAAGGATGAGCAGCGGTCAATATCACATGTTAACACTTCGACAACATAATTTTGCGATCACATATCTttgtttgcagtgtttgaaaatctccgcctccgtgttatttatttaaaggagaacaaattggaatcattcctagaagtttttgcagaatttcatttgcacggagaagaaaatcatggcagttttaaagaattgccattgagtagttttccgtgtaagaaatagagtatgacaggaggtctgcgacgtagcaaatcgagttatgtgattgccgacttactccGTCGACATACAGTCTCCAATCAGTGGTCAAATAAATCAGGGTCAATAAAGTGGGTCTCCCTCATGCCATTCTCGTAAATTTCCATTTCTTTGAccgtcaaatatttttattttaatttgatcaccgagttgtgtgattgccgacttagaCCGTCGACTTTTCTGTTAGAAGTGAAGTTGGATTTTCGGAGACTTGGAAAGCTGTTTTCTTggcaaaaaaattgattgaatgaAAGAAGATTTAAGTAGATATTCTCTATTATAATTGATTTCTTTGACttgaagagaaaaatgttcAACGACCTATTTCAGGACTTACTTAAAGCCCCTAGGTACATACCTGTGGCAATCAGCAGGGCAGCGTTCTTTCCTTTCTTCAACTTGGATGCATGATAACCGATATAAAATCCGCATCCTATGAGCACAGAGCCACTGATCAATCTGCAAGGAAGACAGCTAGCAGGTGCTTCTTCATCAGTAGTTCTCTCCATTCGAGGAAAAATCTCTACTGACACTGGCACAAGGAGAGGCTGCAACCAGGAAACGACGGGGCAATTTTATTGGGCAAATAACGAAGAAAGCCAGAGGACAATAGAATAATAACGAAAAATACAGGCCAAGGATCAACTCAATAACCAcgaattgataaaaatacgaaGAACTAAGTGACAGGATTAAAAAATTCGGTGTTCAGAAACTTCAAAGAGCCGTCTGATACCCAAGTGATAACAGATAACGGAGACGAATATGAATGTAAGCAACACGAGCACGTTgttttttgaggttatgttttgaTTGCCTGTTCCAGGACGTAGAAATGTAATTCGTTGTCGTTGGATTTTAATTTCAGCTAGCCGGTTTAGTAAAACGTATGAAATGGCCTCAGTATTATTGAACGATGCTGAGAAAACTTTCATTCTTCATGGTGTTGAGGTGAGTGGAAATTCTATCATGATTTGTCAAACTTCTCTATGGCAGGTATCACACACGCTCTTGATGACTGAAAGGAACTTATAGCATGATCGAAGCCCAGTGCCATTCGTGCTCTCAAATAGTTACTGCCCAGTCAGGAACAGAAAATTCCATCAGTTTAAAAAATACCATTCCTCCAATGTTCAGTTCAAAATCTCTGAAGAGAAAAACAGTTACCTCAGGCCCCATCAAGGTTTCTGTCGGTAAAACCGCAAACCTTAAAGTCAATCGCTTACCTGCTATTTATCCTCTGCATGCATGTTACCTGCAAGATCAAGTGAATCTTTATCAGTTTTTgttaatttaatgtttttacctaaggtgattcgtcaagcttatgtgacgtggtcgaactggtatGCGATACATTGCATCGATTGGGTAAAAAATCTCAGCAGCTTTTGAGTTTTTAGTATAAAAGGAAGTTAGCCCCTTCTCAaaagcctgaagaatcattctaaaccccaaaattggcaaaattcagaggaatGAAAGTAGAATagcgtttggaaaaaaaccttgcattcgatacagaaatcgatagctgaatcggatgcgaagttttttttcaaacactagtctgctttcatttctctgaattttgccgattttcggGCTTAGAATAATTCTTCAGgcttatgcgcaggggctatcgtcctttcatttttcttgactTGCATAAGTCGTCCATTGAAACCAGCACCTTGTGTTACTTACTACACTATAATACAACGCCTGTACTTGATTTCCTGTTTAAATATTAATATCTACTACTTTAGCTTACTTATGCACTAAAACTGTTTTAACTTATGCAGGTGGATTTACGATGTGATGGGCGCAGAAGAGGTGATTATCGACCAATGGAATTGGAGACTGATGTCGTCAGTACTGCCAGTGGCTCTGCACGTTTGCGTCTAGCAAACACTGATATTCTTGTCGGTGTCAAAACAGAGATTGATGTTCCGTATCCAGAGAATCCCGAGGAAGGAAAACTTGAGTTTTTTGTTGACTGGTAAGGCACCTCATGGGTTCTTTACTTCTAATTTTCAGTCtttacttaaggtgattcgtcaatgTGTCTGATATGGTTTAACTGGCATACGATACATTGCATTGATTTTGCCATAAATCTCAGCAGATCGTCAATTTTTAGCCAAAGAAAAGACGACAGCCTCTGCATGCACATAAGCCTGAAAATGAGTAattctaaattaaaaaattggccaaattcagagaaataaaagGAGAATCCTTTTAAAAAGAAACCTCACATTTGATTAAGAAATGGATACAACTGTATCAAATGTGACTCTTTTTTAATGAAGGGTTTTCTCACCCTCCAGGTAAGAATGAAATTTCTGTAAACTCACATtcttgaaacttaaaaaaacccaTGATCAGTTCCTTGCAACCTTGAGTCatggttctttttttaaaaccctATAGAATGTAATGAGGTATTGATCAGATGCCAAGtttatatttaaagaaaaagagtaTTTTCTATCTTGTGTGCTGTGTCGAAAATACACCTCACAATCATCCCAAACTGTGCATGCCATGATTTCTTGAGCCTTTGTCTTATCAATCATATCTTATCCATAACGTTTGCACATGTATAATTGAATGAATATCTAAGAAATCATGGTTTACAGTGCTCTAGTGGATGATATTATTGACTATCTTGTTTTGAACGGCAGATACGTGTCTTAGTTAGATGCCACCTAgatcttaaaatattttccttatATTAAAAATTAATCCAAAAAAAGGAAGTTCGACTTGTATAGCCTACTCTCTCACAAATTTACAGTTCTCCCTCCCCTTTTCAAGCACAGTtgcttttcttttcattcaattttatgtCTCTTTTCAGCTCTGCCAATGCAACTCCAGCATTCGAAGGTCGTGGTGGTGAAGATTTAGCAAATGAAATCAGCAGTAGATTGAGCCGTGCATACCAGTCTTTACCTCTTGCTCCTCTGTGTATAGTACCAAAACAAGCTTGCTGGAAACTCTACGTTGACATCCTTATTTTAGAGTGTGGTGGCAATTTTTACGATGCCATCTCCTTGGCGGTCAAAGCAGCACTATTCAACACCCGTGTGCCGCAGGTCACCGGTTCATTTTTAGATGGAGGTAGTGTTGATCTAGAAGTTTCCGATGATCCATTCCAATGTTGGAGGCTTGATATAACAAAAGCACCTGTCCTTGTGACTCTTAGTAAGGTGAGTAGTGTGAAGTAAAGATAACAAAAGGACGTCAAAATTAATCAATGTATGTCAATGAGATCTTTAAACAGAAGGAGCATAGC
This window encodes:
- the Rrp42 gene encoding exosome complex component RRP42, with the translated sequence MASVLLNDAEKTFILHGVEVDLRCDGRRRGDYRPMELETDVVSTASGSARLRLANTDILVGVKTEIDVPYPENPEEGKLEFFVDCSANATPAFEGRGGEDLANEISSRLSRAYQSLPLAPLCIVPKQACWKLYVDILILECGGNFYDAISLAVKAALFNTRVPQVTGSFLDGGSVDLEVSDDPFQCWRLDITKAPVLVTLSKIGDNCVVDPTAEEETCSVASIVVAVLDSGSLTAVIKIGEGSVHEQTLIETIKTAQKIGVELNSSLMTALNQEESLGPKRQRFGFLK